AATCGAAACTTTGAAAATTAGAATGTAAACTTTGGAAATTTATAGTGATGCCGTGCATCTCAAAAAATGAAACTTCTTTCCCAATTGAATCCGCTCGGTAAGACTTTGTTTTTCCAACTGTCTTTGAATTAAAAACAAAAAAATCATCCTGATCCAAAGTTGAAACTTCACTAGTAATGGAGATGGATAAAACACGATCCACTTCCACTTGATGCGTTAGGATTTTTGACACCTTCAGAACTTCACTTTCAGAAGCGGACAACGCACCGGGCATTCCAAAACTTAGAAGCCCAGTAAGCAAGAATTGCGCCAAAAATATCGTTCTCGTTCGAAAAAACATAGTATTTTTGTATAATTTGTCTCTTTTTCCAGAAAAAGGAAGCTTTTTTTGCCGTTTTTTAGAGTTTTTTTAGGAAAACTCTTATGCACTTTTTCGAAAAAGGCGCTTCACTCTTAACTTCCATTCCCAGAGAATAATTTTTTTTTCTTCCTCTTCAGCTCGGTCTTGTTCTTTTTCAAGAAGCGCATAACACATGCTCGCAATTTCAGGACCAAAGTTTCTTTCAAGTTCTACTTCAAACTCGTTAACTTTCATCTCAAGAATCAACTCGGCCAAACGAAAGCCTTCATCTAGATTAAGAAGCTTCTGTTTGAGTTGTTTCAACTCGTCTTTTTCAAATTCATTCCGAATCATAACCGCAAAAAAAGTTCGAACAAAAGAAACTTCTTCCGGCTTTAACTGAAAATCCAAAAGGAGTTGTTTTACTTTCTCAAGATCCATTCTCCTCAAATGAATCCGAGCCAAAAATACCGGATTTCCAGAATGAATATTTAAATTTCCGGAATCCATAATGTCTGAGGCTCTAACTTTATTGAAATCTACAATTCCGGATTCTTTCCCTTTGTTTGTTTCAACCGGAGACTCAGGCGTTTTATGAGTAACTACTTTTTTACGAACAATCAGCATATTTAGAGACGGAAATCGGATTTTTAAAGTGATCAAATCTTGACGGGGATAAGATTCATCCAAAACGAGATGGTGCATTTCCACACCCTCTTCTCTAGATCGAATTAAATCCTCGCTGTTTTGAAAATGATACACAACTACCGGAAGAACGTCACAATCACTTCCGCTATTTAAAAAAATAGTTCGGACCTCATTGCCCGAATTGGAATGCTGATAAGGGATAACAAGTTTACTTTGTTTTACATTCACGAAACTCAACTCACCAAGGCGAAAGTGAGAAAGATTGAATTGTGATCCTAAAAAAACGACTCTTGGAACTGCGACTACTATTGAATTATTTTTCGAACCTCGAGGAACCTCGGGTCCTTTTTGAGTAAAAACAACATAGGTCATTTTTGCAAGACGAACTTTAACTAAAAATCCGCCGGGAGTCTTCCGTTCTTCGTAGAGTGAGTCGAGATCCACTTTTAACCAATCTCCAATTGTTTGAGTTTATACTGCAAAGATCCCCTGGAAATTCCAAGAGCACGCGCCATTCGAATCTGATTTCCACCGAACAATTTTTGGGCTAAAAGAATTTTCTGCCTTTCCACTGCCTCAACTGCCCTTCGAAGATCAAGATCCTCAGAATCGGGAATCGTTAGAATCCGATCTCGGCCTTCCTTTCGGTCCAGAATTTCGATTTCTGACCCAGAAGAACTCAAAATAGATTCTTCTAAAAGATTACGCAAGCCCGAAAGATTTTTACCGAAATTCATTTTTAGAACTTTGTGTAAGTTTTCTTCCGACAACCGAAGATCTTCACGACCCATGGACTCTTTCAATTCTTCTAAAATCAGTTCAATCAAAGATTTTTTTTGAGAAGAATTAAACTCATCCAAGCTCGGGACTACAATCGTCCTTTGAAGGAGCAACTCTCGGAATGGCCTGAAAATTTCAGTTGGCTCTACGCCCGGAGTTTCGGTAAAAATCAGTTGAAAATCTCCAGAATTTTCAGAAAGAATTTTGAAAAAAAATTTTTGTTGAAGCGAGGTGAATTTTTCTGTTCCTTCGATCAAAATTGTGCCGCAATTGGTCATTCGAATCCACTCGTCTAAAGATTTTTCCAATTTGGAAATTTGTTCGGGTAAAAAGCCTATCACCAAAATTCCTTTTTCTGGACTTAGATTTCGATGTAACCATTTGCCTAAGGTTTTTTTTCCAGAGCCAGATGGCCCTGAAATTCGAATCCAAAAATTTTTTCTTTCGAGCCAGTCCGGCCAAGATTGTAATCCGCAAACTTCAGCCAAAAATTGTCCAAGACTTTCCTTTTTTAGATCAGTTCGAGCCGAAGAAGAATGAGCACGCAAAATTGAAATATTAGAGTTAGAGCTGGGTTTTTCCGAGATTTTTTTTGAAACTAAAGCCCAAAGTGCAAAGATCGCATCAGAGGGTTTTTCTAAAAACTCAACCAGAAAAAAACCTTCCAAAAAAGAATCCCCTCGAATGCCGCCTACCAAACAACCGACAGCCTTCGAGTGAAAAAGGTCGTTTTCAATAGAAGAAAACCAGAGAGGGAAAAAATCAGAACTTAGATTAAGCTTATCTAAATTCCCAGTAACTCTAGCTAAAAAAGAATAAAAAAAACCATCTTCATTATAACCGACACTTGCGACTTCTTCTAGGGTTTTACCATGATCAAAACTTAACGTTAAAACCCCACAGACTCCATTAGAGATTCGAACCCATTCACTTAAAGCATTCGAAAATTCTTCCTTTTTGTTTTTAGAAGAAGAATGATCTGAGAACAATAGATTAAACAAAGACGGATGCACAAAAGAAAGATGTTTAAAATTAAGCATTCTGTCAACTAAGTACAGATGGAATGTCGGACATCCGACAAAGTCTTTTAAACAGCAAGAATTTCAGGAAAAAATACTAATTTTGGATAAATGATTGAAGGCAAAAAACCTTGGCCTCATCTGGAAACGAAAGCAAAAGGTTTTATTCAATTTTTGAAGATAAAATTTCCGCAAGTCAAAATTCAGTATCAATAAGGATTCAATGTCGGATATCCGACAATAGAGTAAAGGTAGAATTCATGATAGTTGTATCCATAGCAAACCAGAAAGGTGGAGAAGGTAAAACTACAACCTCTCTTAATTTATCCATGGGGCTTGCGAGAAGAGGAAAAAAAACTCTGCTCGTTGATATAGACCCTCAAGCAAATTCAACCGGTATTTTTACAAATCCAGAAGGCATTGAGAAATCGATGCACGGAGTTTTTAACTCGAAAATGACTATACAAGAGATCATGATAGAAACGAGATTACCCGGTCTTTTTTTGGCTCCTTCTAAAATGAATCTTGCAGAAGTAGAAACACTTTCCGGAAATTCCGTAGATGCGCCTTATATTTTGAGAGATTCTCTTCAAAGTGTG
The DNA window shown above is from Leptospira mayottensis 200901116 and carries:
- a CDS encoding helix-turn-helix domain-containing protein, which encodes MLNFKHLSFVHPSLFNLLFSDHSSSKNKKEEFSNALSEWVRISNGVCGVLTLSFDHGKTLEEVASVGYNEDGFFYSFLARVTGNLDKLNLSSDFFPLWFSSIENDLFHSKAVGCLVGGIRGDSFLEGFFLVEFLEKPSDAIFALWALVSKKISEKPSSNSNISILRAHSSSARTDLKKESLGQFLAEVCGLQSWPDWLERKNFWIRISGPSGSGKKTLGKWLHRNLSPEKGILVIGFLPEQISKLEKSLDEWIRMTNCGTILIEGTEKFTSLQQKFFFKILSENSGDFQLIFTETPGVEPTEIFRPFRELLLQRTIVVPSLDEFNSSQKKSLIELILEELKESMGREDLRLSEENLHKVLKMNFGKNLSGLRNLLEESILSSSGSEIEILDRKEGRDRILTIPDSEDLDLRRAVEAVERQKILLAQKLFGGNQIRMARALGISRGSLQYKLKQLEIG